One Betta splendens chromosome 5, fBetSpl5.4, whole genome shotgun sequence genomic window, TCGGGTCCCTGGGCCCGTGTTTCTTCTTTAAACTTTCCTAATTCATCTACAGCTCAGGGAAGACAGAGTTCAGAAAATACAAATGAGAGCCCAAACAGCTGCGCGGACCGGCCTCATCTCTCCAGTCAGTACCAGCGTGGTGGCGAGGGCTCAGCGAGCAACTTTGTCGCACCAGCCTCTGAAAGTTAAAGACGTTTGACGTTTTGTCCACTTAACTGCTGTGGATTTGATGGAGGACCTAGGACCAGTACAACCGACTGGACCAAAGCTGCTTCGGTTCTGGTTTTGATTTAGGCAAAGACGGAACGTAAACGTCTTCTGTCAAAGCTCTGAGTGACAACGGACACACTGAACCCAAACTGAGGCCAGGAGAGCTTTACCCTGACCCTGTGTGAGTCCTGTGCCTCCAGCCAGGATCACCAGACATCACTACGCTGATTTCAGAGCAACAGACGTGCAGCAAAGACCTGAACTAGGTTAGAGAAGCTGtaaaacgctgttttaaagtcAACTCCCCCACAGGACTGAGGACATAGGGTTTGTAGTGAACTCTATCACAACAAGGgaacaaacacatgaataaagatgaggaggaagaggaagggagcAGGTAGAGGACGGTGTGGGCTCGAGACCCACATCAATGGGCTTCACCATCGGCTTATCAAGCGCAACCTGTGATGTGGttcagcagtgtgtgttttactgaggaGCAGGTGTGTCTAACAAACAGACCTCTGGTATCAATAATGCAGGAGAACTACTAGCGCTCCTTCTTTAGCCATTCAGCTGATCACAGACTGTACAGCTAAACCGCTGACACTGCACTCACACTTTAGCCGCAACGTCTCACTCAATAATTTACAACTTCACCTCCAAACTGAGCAGCGCTCGGCTAAAGGAGAGCTTAACCCTGCTCAGTCAGCATAAGGGAAGCAGGTGTTTGGACCTGTGCTACTGACTGGTACCGGAGCGTGACCCCGCTGACACGCAGGTCAGGGTTGATACAGTGGAGTCAGGACGTTAAGAGGGGGAGGTTTCTGACGAGGTCAAGGATGTGTGATTACAGGTGCTGATGGATGATGGACGGCggagaaagaagaaacaggCCAATTGAGTCCTCTGGAAATAATTTGAATTTTGCCAGGCAGTCAAACATTAATGCTGATCTCTTACAAGACCTGGATCCATTACAAACACACTCAAAGGAGCCAAACATGGAAACGTAGCATCACACAGAACAAATGTGgatacacaagcacacaaagccCAGACAAAGGTCGGGTTCTGGCAGACGGCGTGGGAGTGTGTGACCTTTGCATGTgtccacatttacatttacacacaaggCGGCTGTGAATCTATTTGGCTTTGAGAGGGAAACACAACAGAGGCATAAGTTTCTCCTTTTATGTTTGACTGTAATTAAAGTCAAAACAAAGAAGCAGCGAACGTGTGTCATCCAGTCAAGAACTGAATGGTTTGATTTGGAGGTTCCCACTGAACCAAGCATCTCCCAAATGAATccatgtccatccatccatccatccaacacTAAGACTTCATGTGTAAATATTCGGACACCTTTCTTGAGTCGCCCATCATCCGAAAAGACCAACAATGCTTCATTTTCTCCATATTTTACGATTGGCTGACCTCTGCGTTGATGCTAAGCTAACATTAGCCATCAGCCTCTTCTACCCTAATCATGGGAAATGAAAGTGCAGAGCAGCACATGACTGCATTCATTTACAGAAATATTCAAGCGGTTTCTCGCTTCCTGATTCAAGGGTGACATGTAAGCTTTTAATaactcagctccttcttcaaGCATCGTTTGTCTCTCCCTTTAAGGAGTGGTGGGCCGCTGCTGCTCCGGACTTGTCAACTGTGATTTACCGCACCATTATAAGAGTTGCGCATAAAACACAAGGCTgataacaaatgcatggaaaataaaaatctgCACGTGTTTGCACTCGTGGCTCCGTGAGCGTCTCTGGGACCATTCCTCTTCTTCTGTGACAACGCCACcaatctctctctccctccatctcttctGATGCCATCTCTCTGTTCCAACTCCATCCGTCAGTGCTTCTCTTCTCTGGCTGTTCTATTCTCCAGCCAAAGCATCATGCTCTTTATTGTTTGATTAAAAGTCAAAAATAGAGCTTGACATAAGTGACAACACACAGATGATCcattgttcagtgtttttcagtCACTTGATGAAGAACACACAGCTGAAGCTTGGCGTAATCTCTACCTCATATTCACTGTATTGAATGGTGACTTTGGTGACCTGTTCCTGTTTAGACTCTTCCAGCAGATTCCTCTGGTTCTCACAACATTTCTCAGCACAACCTTAACACCTTAAcataaaggaaggaaggaaagtcACTTTTTAGTCCCACAAGTTCTCTGCATTTTGAGCGGCAGCTGCATTTTGATGGGTCAAAGGGGATCGAACCTTTTGCTTTCGGAGGccaacgctctaccaactgagccaggTTGAGGTACCAGGGTACCGACATCAAGCTGTTTAGGGACAATGGCAAGGCAACGATGACAAACTCATCTAATCTGACTTTTGGGACCATTCATCTTGTTCATGGTTCactcaataaaaacatattttttcatAATAGTCAGGAGCAGATAAGATCGAATCAATGGCTGTATGAGTGCTTTTCATTTCATGACAATCAATAAAGCTTCTTTTCATCATAGCGCTGCattgctgcagagcagaagtgTTCAGGGATCACAGAGCTCCACAGGCCCTATTTAGGGTCTGTGGTTGGTCACAAGATTTGGTGCCTCTGGGGATCAAATGGCTGACTATATGACTGTAGACATGTTTaatatcaaattaaacagcagagcCAAGACTACAACACTACATAGGTGTTGTTcatgtgcatcaaacacagacaagacgatatgatgaagatgaagatatTATACAATAAACCGTTAGCATGTAGTTAGCATTATAGCCAGCCCTGGGCTAGTTTGCAACCCATTTATGGGTCTACCGTTGTGATACTTTATGCAACACGCATAAACTCAAATGAAAGCCCTAGTCTAAAGGAATCTAATGATATGCATCGAGGCATGCTAGCTATCAcatgtggtgagttatgagccaaaGAATAACATACcctaagctaatcgctagctaaataaacaatgtacaaATTCAATTATGatcacacaaagtccatattactCGCAAACAGAACCCATTCTCTGTTATTTCTTCCTAACCTTCTGGGAGGTTACTCACTCTTTTACTCTCTAGCCCTCccagagcttgtctgaagtgatttatagGGGGTGCcatttggtgacattttttattacaccagggccataaaacgCAAACTTACTGGATTTTTACTGGCTACCAGTCCTGTCAgtcttgtgttggtgtttgtagGCCAATTCCATAGGttataacaagtaaaaagacACCTCACTGGCCACggtcagttgttgctaggcggAGATATGGCCGCACAGACACCTGCCCCCCTAGTTGCCTGTACAGTGACAGATTTGAAAACGGtgtattgttgtttttggtgaatatttaaatagatagatagaaaaacacaatacaatatgCACACTAGAAAACTCCTAATAGGGGTGGGTAGATTCATCCTAATTGATCCTAATGAATTTTTACTCCCGTATGCACTGCTGCCATGTTTTTAAAGACGTGACCTAACTATTTTGTCTATCTGCATCTCTAATGTGGCGTGCCTGTGCGCCGgaacaaagcagacacacactaacatcTAAAATACTGGTCTAGTATTTACTTGGTTTGGGATCGACACCAAAGTTTACAATATCGTCCACTCCCAAACTCCTaaactcatcatcatcagtaacAGTCACACTGACTTTACACCCCATATCACATGTCACGTGTGTCCCCTACATCATGACACCATTTGCAGGCAGAAAAGGCATGTTAACATGCGACAATCTGAATCAGCTGTATGCATGGAGAAGCCAATGTGTGATCCAGGACCGATCCACACGTTCAGTTTCATTGATCCATTGTGACCTGCCTAATTCGTGTCCTGTCCCTTTAAAGAAGGCTCATGCTGCCTactcctcttccttccctcaATGGAAGATTTTTTCTCTCCTTATAAGTATTATTTTCCTGCCATGCTACAAATTAGAGTGTTGTCAATGCTCCGTCATGTATGTTTGCATTGGATTTCATCAGCGTATCTCTTAGATACAGATTTTTTTCACCTTAGATCTTTTATCACCTAAACTATGTTAAATCCAACCAGGACCTTGTTTTCATCAGAATGTGAGCTTCCTCTGAGGCACCATTGCAATAGTGCCTTTCATGGAAGAGACATCATGGACTGGGCCAAGGAATTCCCTGAACTTGCAGTCTCAAAGGTGCTTTACCCAGCAGGAGGGACGGATCCAGACTCTGAGTGGAGGGATGAACATAACATTTCAGATTTTCCATTAGCACCATCCAGGTTTGTCTGTCTGGCTTAAAATAAGCAGGTTGTTATCACTGGGAAACCAGAGAGATGGTGTTTACAACTGgccaacagacacacagactgacacgAGAAGACatgaagaaaggaaagaaagatgAAAGAGGGCTGAACCCAGCGCAGAGTAGGAGGCAGCCAGGGCAGGGGTGTGGGTCTCAGAGATAAAACCACTGGACGTGGCTGaggccctgcagctcctcagctggAAGAAGGGGATTGTTCCTTCAGGGGAACAGGCGGTGCCAGCTTCCTACGCACACTGATCCGAGGGCCCTGCTTTAAACACCATCGACAGAAAGCATGAATGTGTGTCATTGTGCTGAGGAGGGAGATGCTGTGATGCCTCAGGGCTGGAGTGATAGCAACacctggaggagacgctgagcgGAAGCTGAATGTAGTGGAGGCTGACGATCACTCAATTAGCTTCCATCTAACATGACAGTCACACGTTTTCAGTGGCCGCATCAGTCAGTGTATTTCAGTTGCTGATTGGTTTCAGCATCTTCACATTAggcaggagctgctctgctgccatgTGTAGGTTCACCTAGAGGTACTTAACCACGGCAGGCCAGATTCTGGATGACGGAGAAAGCCTCCTCTTCTATAGAACCCTCTGAAACACTTCAGCATCAGCATGAGTGTCCTCCCGCTATTAGtactgctgcacatctgcaggGCCTCAGGCTGTAAGCCACGTTACATGGGGTCAGTGCAGCATCAGTCTTAAGGAGGAGAGACCGAAAGAGAACCCACAGTCACACCTGAACAAAACCCTTTGCCTCAAAACGAAGGAGCAGGAAAGATCAGCTCTGATCGTATGTAAAATATACCAAATGTCATCCTTTGTATGATATAACAGCATCGGTTCATGTCTGAGTGTCTGAGTTTAGCTTCAATCACTGTGAAATCATTATGTTCAGGCTTATTAAGGACTTAAGTGCTCACATGCATCATTGCGTCCTGCTGAGAACTGATATGAAACAATCTGAAAACCCAGTTTTGGAGGTAGATCAATACatggagaaacagcagctgattccTGCAGCTGACTGATAAAGTTGTGCTGTCTGTCCATGGTCCTGGAGCTGCACACCTGAATCTCACTCTGACAGGAGATAGTGCCTGGTCGGGACGAGCATAAATCACTGGTCTGAGATGGGATGTGAGGTGTGAGTGGGGCgatgagctgctggaggggAGGCCTAAATTTTATCACATCACCGGGCTCATTGTCAACTCGTGGAGCAAGTCTGCCCTCTGCTGCCAGTGCCTGTGACAACACCTCAGAGACCATTAGGTCAAAATATGTACAGCTCAGGAAGTTTAACctgcccaggagctgctgaccaccttctacacggccatctttcagtctgtcctctgcacctccatcactgtgtggtttggttcagcctccaaacaggacaaacacagactgCAGAGACGATCATCGGGACTGAGCTTTCTTCTATTGAGCATCTGTACTGGCCCAGACTCAGgaaacgggctgtcagcatcactgctgaccccacacaccgtGCACATAAATCGAGGCAGGTCCTCCGCTCAGGCAGGTCtcacagaaccatagccaccagaaccaccagacacagagccagCTTCTTCCCCACAGCTGGGTCTGAGCTGAACACTCACATAAAGCAAGAACCCCAGAAGCAAGAAGTGCAATGACCACAAATGTGACTTTTATCAACAACTTGATAAAAAAGAATACTGATAAagtgtaaaaaattaaaaatacacatGTTAATAATTCTCAGTAGAACAGACAAAGTAGGGCCAAATCAAATTCCTTGCTATACAAACTACTGAgacagttttaaaatgaaagctttttaACAGTTGATTAAACAGATATTAGATCAATAAATCATACAGTTCAATTCAGAGTCTAACGCCTCTCGTAACGTCACGAGTGACGTCTCTTTTAGCCTGCACGTCTCCCCGTAGCAACATGGCGGCGCCTCAGCGCGCTGCTTTGCCGCTGGCCCTTTAAGACTCTGTCGCCCTGGTGACAATGGGGGCTAACGCGCATGTTTGCGCTCTTTAGCCTCTTAGCATCAGTTTTTCTCCTGTTGTACTGGACGTGTACAGACGACGACTCCTGTCCGGCACCGTGTGGTAGGTACCGAAACAAATTGGACCGAAGCAGCGTCGCGTGACGCGCTTCCTCCCTTCACTCACTCCCGCCCTCTCCGGTCTGTCGTGCTGTCTCTAACGCACGTTAGCATCAGCGCTAGCATTTTGCGACATCAGCGCATGAACGACAGACCGGTGCTGCGTTCACGTGTCGCTGTCCGTGGTAGCTCATCCACTCAGAGTCGTCCAGCTCACTGCTGTCTTTTCACTCACTCCATCCAGACTTTCTTGTGTACGTGGGTTCCATTCAGGCCGGAAGCTGAGTTCATCTCTCCCAGAAGATGAGCGGAGGCGCTGATGCGCAGCCCGTGACCTGCACCGTCAAAGCCGCCGTCCACCTGCAGGTCGGAGATGCTACGACGGACACGGCTCCGTCCGGAGTGTGTGTTGTGGACGTCAACCTTCCCTTTGGAAAGTCTGTTAACGTAAGAAGCTGTCACGGCAACATGGGGGGTTCAGGGTGGGACTAGATTGACCCATAAACTGAGACATTTCTAGTAAAAGGACCAAAGCAAAGCTTGGTGAATGTGGCTGCTCCTGTGCTCGTTGCGCCCGTGAAGGGGCGCTcagctctgtgttttcagtcagtgtgcagaaaaaaaagatttctcAAAGTACTGTTTTCCCCTCAGTGCTGATGTTATTCAGCATCTGTGTTTCCTGGCGTCTCCCAGCGGCGCAGCCTAAttagacagaaaacacacacacactaaccacTGGTTAAATATAAAGAGCGTTCCTGTGTTTTTGGGCTCTGACCTACTTCTCGGCATTTAGTCCTAATTAAGCAGTATTTTCATGCACAGTGGCTCCTCGTTGGCTCAGAGCTTCAGACGTTTCTCTGTTTGATGCTTCTCTCTTCAGGTTTTAATGTTAATGCCGTGATTTGGCAGAGTCAGTGTTTCTACAACAACAGGTTAAGACCCATTACAGAGCACAGCCGTGCTCCTGAAACACAGGTTCACCTCTAAAGATGTGTTTCCAATTTAATCCAATCTGAAACACGCCACATGTGAAGTCTGCACAGAAATCAGTTATTCTTGCTACTCtgtgtgatgtctgtgtttttcagaTAGAAAAAATCACCTTTAAGAACTACTACACAGCCTACGTGACCGTGCGTTTGTTGAGAAGGAGCCCTGAGCAGGAGGCCCCGGCCAAGTGGTGCACAGCAGTCAGAGACCTGCCTCTGATGGACAACCCCCACACTGAGCGAGGCTCCCAGGACTACTGCTCCATCCACAGGACGCACGTACGTGGCCGGGAACTGAGGCATCATCTGACCTGGGGTCTGATTTAATACAGGTTACGTGATACCAGCGTCTAAAACACGCAGAAAGTCTCACAGCGGCTAAATGTTTCTATGTAATATGCTGGacctgcagccacaggcagAAGACCTGGTCCTTTGCTGTTCTATGAGGCTCTGGCTTCTGAGCGGGGAACATGCTTCGTTACCTGGTTAACGAAACCTAACCAGCAGAGTTGACGTTGGTGCATTTATCGTTATGGTTTATTGTGCGTCATATTTCAGGACATTGGCAATGTGTGAGTGGGTGTTTGGAGCTCGTGAGCGGGTTTTCTCCTTTCTGGAATGTGCCTGGGTTTGGATTTTACAGATGCAGGTGGAGCCTGATCACGTGGCGTCCGTGCGGCTGATCCTCAGACAGCCGTCCTGTGCCTGGATGACCTTCAGCCTAGAAGAGATCCAGATCTATCCTCGCAGCCAGCCAGTGCGTGAGCGCCGACCCAGCCCCACGGCACCACCCACCACTCCTGCTTCAGATGTCACCTATGCTGTTCTGCTTTGCAGGATCCGGAGAAGGAGGTCTCTGACTGGCTTTCTGACCTGACCCTGGTTGATCAACACTCTAATCTAGAGGTGCTTATGTTTGGTTATAAATGATTACCAACAGCAGCATTctcttgtttcctgtcatttGATGTTGACTAATGCATGAAGCTGTGCAAAGCGCAGTCGCCTGCTTTTGagctgatctttttttttttagaaacacACATCTTTTAAAAGCATTGACGTTGGGCACATATGTTCCTCCCAGGGCCTCCCACACCCCCAGACCGTCTCCTCCAGTATCCAGCAGATGTGGGCTCTGACCGAGGTGATGCAGAGCAGCCAGACCACAGCCTCCATCGGACGATTCGATGTGAGCATCCCGTTACTGAGCTCAGTCTTTGTCCTCAGGTTGTTTTTCTAAGCGTTTCTCTGTGGCCTGTTGCCTCAGGTGGACGGATGCTACGAGGTCAACCTGCTGTCTCTGCCGTGATGTCGCTGTAGGAGCGCTGCAAACTGTGATTTCATTTATATACTGTTATTTTCCTTGTCTGAGGGGAAATGAGCTAATGAAATGTTAATTCTTACACTGTTCTATTATTGATGCCTGAAGTGGCCGACGTTGCGTGAAAATCCATGTATGAATAAATTACTGAACGATCAAGGTCTGTCAGACAGAACCTGTTGGTGACGAGGCTCCGTTTGAGTGTCTGGAATTAAAGATGGTTTGTGCACATCCACCTGCTTTACACAACAGATGAGTGCTTGCTCGTCAACACGTAACACGATGAATCTGACATCACGCATGATCCAGGTCCCAAAGAGCCCAGTAGAGGCCAGGGGTGCCCACAGTGGTGGCTGTGAGACCTTCACTGTGGGTTCATCAGGGCCTCTTTTCTTTTATCTGcactatacagtaaaacacatttctttaaaTTTACATCTTTTCTGTTTGAAAACAGTTAATTTTCAGCTTTCATGACTTTTCGTTTTTTATCAAATGGGACGAAGTGCTGCCAAGAGTAAATGAGGGAAAGGAGGcgacagtaaacacacacagatcagtgCGTAGGACGccgcaggagctggagctgcagcagcacagccatgAATCGCCTTGCTCTCGTCTCCCCACGCACCAACCTCATTCTGGGCTCACAGGCGCAGCCATGAGCTTCAGCCACGTGTTCACGTAGTTTAACTCGGAAGCTACACCCGCTGGTGTTCAAATAACGATTGACAGGTATCAGTCACACTTACAACCCACAATGCACCACAGCAGCGCATCgtcagcagctggttcagaaTGTTGAAC contains:
- the nicn1 gene encoding nicolin-1, whose product is MSGGADAQPVTCTVKAAVHLQVGDATTDTAPSGVCVVDVNLPFGKSVNIEKITFKNYYTAYVTVRLLRRSPEQEAPAKWCTAVRDLPLMDNPHTERGSQDYCSIHRTHMQVEPDHVASVRLILRQPSCAWMTFSLEEIQIYPRSQPDPEKEVSDWLSDLTLVDQHSNLEGLPHPQTVSSSIQQMWALTEVMQSSQTTASIGRFDVDGCYEVNLLSLP